The following proteins are co-located in the Aurantiacibacter atlanticus genome:
- the trmD gene encoding tRNA (guanosine(37)-N1)-methyltransferase TrmD translates to MTFTATVLTLYPEMFPGPLRISLAGRALEEQKWSCETIQIRDFATDKHRTVDDTPAGGGAGMVLKADVLGSAVDHAIQRQPRTPILAMTPRGRPITQERIREIASGPGIILLCGRFEGFDERVFDARPQIEQVSLADIVLSGGEPAALAILDACIRLLPGVMGAASSGTEESFEDGLLEYPQYTRPQEWEGRTIPEVLRSGDHAKIAAWRKDCAENDTRLRRPDLWERHGGTPDQPASGVQRKK, encoded by the coding sequence ATGACTTTTACCGCCACCGTTCTCACGCTTTACCCGGAGATGTTCCCCGGCCCCTTGCGCATCTCGCTCGCGGGCCGCGCTCTGGAGGAGCAGAAGTGGTCGTGTGAGACGATCCAGATTCGCGATTTCGCCACCGACAAGCACCGCACCGTCGATGATACACCCGCAGGCGGCGGGGCGGGGATGGTGCTGAAGGCCGATGTGCTTGGCAGTGCAGTCGATCATGCCATCCAGCGCCAGCCCAGAACGCCCATCCTCGCCATGACGCCACGCGGCAGGCCGATCACGCAGGAGCGTATTCGAGAGATCGCCAGCGGCCCCGGAATTATACTGTTGTGCGGCCGTTTCGAAGGCTTTGACGAGCGTGTTTTCGATGCTCGGCCGCAGATCGAGCAAGTCAGCCTTGCCGACATCGTCCTGTCGGGCGGAGAACCTGCCGCTTTGGCCATACTCGACGCTTGCATTCGGCTGCTTCCCGGCGTAATGGGCGCGGCTTCTAGCGGGACTGAAGAATCGTTCGAGGACGGTCTTTTGGAATACCCGCAATATACCCGACCTCAGGAATGGGAAGGGCGCACGATCCCTGAAGTGCTGCGATCGGGGGATCATGCGAAAATCGCCGCGTGGAGGAAAGACTGCGCGGAAAACGATACTCGGCTACGCAGGCCCGATCTTTGGGAGCGCCACGGGGGCACTCCGGATCAGCCTGCCTCTGGTGTGCAGCGGAAAAAGTAG
- the rplS gene encoding 50S ribosomal protein L19: MNLIQQLEAEAIEALGKDIPNFRPGDTLRVGVKVKEGTRERVQNFEGVCIARSNRGMGSNFTVRKMSFGEGVERVFPLYAPIVDSITVVRRGVVRRAKLYYLRGRTGKRARIAERRENVAK, translated from the coding sequence ATGAACCTGATCCAGCAGCTCGAGGCGGAAGCCATCGAAGCCCTCGGGAAAGACATTCCCAATTTTCGCCCCGGCGACACCCTTCGTGTCGGCGTAAAGGTGAAGGAAGGGACCCGTGAACGTGTCCAGAATTTTGAAGGTGTATGTATTGCCCGCTCCAACCGCGGCATGGGCAGCAATTTCACCGTTCGTAAAATGAGCTTTGGCGAAGGTGTGGAACGTGTGTTCCCGCTTTACGCGCCGATCGTCGATTCGATCACCGTGGTGCGCCGCGGTGTCGTGCGTCGTGCCAAACTTTATTATCTGCGTGGCCGCACCGGCAAGCGCGCTCGTATTGCAGAGCGTCGGGAAAACGTGGCCAAGTAA
- a CDS encoding aspartate-semialdehyde dehydrogenase has translation MGYRVAVVGATGNVGREMLAILAERKFPMDEVAAVTSSRSTGSEIEVGDTGKMIKCKNIEHFDWSGWDIALFSAGSGPAKEYAPKAAAAGCIVIDNSSYYRMDPDVPLIVPEVNPDAIDGYKKRNIIANPNCSTAQMVVALKPLHDAAKIKRVVVSTYQSVSGAGKQGMDELFEQSRAIFVGDPVEPTKFTKQIAFNVIPHIDVFMDDGSTKEEWKMVVETKKILDPKIKMSATCVRVPVFVGHSEAINIEFENDISAKEAQDILREAPGIMLIDKREDGGYVTPVECVGDGATYISRVREDPTVDNGLVLWCVSDNLRKGAALNAVQIAELLGRRHLQKG, from the coding sequence ATGGGTTACCGAGTTGCTGTAGTCGGCGCGACGGGGAATGTCGGACGTGAAATGCTGGCGATCCTTGCTGAACGCAAATTTCCGATGGACGAAGTGGCTGCGGTCACTTCCTCACGCTCGACCGGAAGCGAGATCGAGGTTGGCGACACAGGCAAGATGATCAAGTGCAAGAATATTGAGCATTTTGATTGGTCCGGCTGGGACATCGCGCTGTTTTCTGCAGGTTCCGGCCCGGCAAAGGAATATGCGCCCAAGGCCGCTGCTGCTGGCTGCATCGTCATCGACAACAGCTCATATTACCGGATGGACCCCGATGTGCCGTTGATCGTGCCAGAGGTTAATCCTGATGCGATCGACGGTTACAAGAAGCGCAACATCATCGCCAACCCCAATTGCTCCACAGCGCAGATGGTGGTCGCGTTAAAGCCGCTGCACGATGCCGCAAAGATCAAGCGCGTGGTCGTCTCCACTTATCAATCAGTGTCGGGTGCGGGCAAGCAGGGCATGGACGAGTTATTCGAGCAAAGCCGCGCGATTTTTGTGGGTGATCCGGTCGAACCAACAAAATTCACCAAGCAAATCGCCTTCAATGTAATCCCGCATATCGATGTGTTCATGGACGACGGTTCCACCAAGGAAGAGTGGAAGATGGTGGTCGAGACCAAGAAAATCCTCGACCCCAAGATCAAGATGAGCGCAACCTGCGTGCGGGTGCCCGTCTTTGTCGGCCATTCCGAAGCGATCAATATCGAATTCGAGAATGATATTTCGGCCAAGGAAGCGCAGGATATTTTGCGCGAGGCGCCGGGCATCATGCTGATCGACAAGCGCGAAGACGGTGGGTACGTCACTCCTGTGGAATGCGTAGGCGATGGCGCCACCTACATCAGCCGCGTGCGTGAAGACCCGACCGTCGATAACGGCTTGGTGCTGTGGTGCGTCAGCGACAATTTGCGTAAGGGTGCGGCGCTTAACGCCGTGCAGATCGCTGAACTGCTCGGACGCCGTCATTTGCAGAAAGGATAG
- a CDS encoding alpha/beta fold hydrolase, translating to MSSITTDQVGSFDGTAMAVHRVAGVAADARPVLMLHGLFSSAEVNWIKYGHAALLAQNGFAPIMPDWRVHGASEAPRDPAAYPVDVLVRDTLHLVEQLNLEDFDLVGFSLGARTATSAVIAGLKPRRLILSGMGIEGLTNWKKRSAFFVDMIDRFDTIERGDPAFMAKSFMKSTGIDREAARLLLTRGVGDIDVAQLQRIAMPTLLLIGEDDRDNGSPWSLAEALPDARVEEVPGNHMSSVVQKDLGQAILRFLSA from the coding sequence GTGAGTTCCATCACGACAGATCAGGTCGGAAGTTTCGACGGGACTGCCATGGCGGTGCACCGTGTTGCAGGGGTTGCCGCTGATGCACGTCCCGTGCTGATGTTGCACGGGCTGTTTTCGAGTGCAGAGGTCAATTGGATAAAATACGGGCATGCCGCGCTGCTTGCCCAGAATGGCTTCGCACCAATCATGCCGGATTGGCGCGTGCATGGTGCAAGCGAAGCGCCAAGAGACCCCGCTGCCTATCCAGTAGACGTACTGGTGCGGGATACCTTGCATCTGGTCGAGCAGCTCAATCTAGAAGATTTCGATCTCGTAGGTTTCTCGCTAGGCGCGCGTACGGCAACCAGTGCAGTGATTGCCGGGCTGAAACCGCGCCGCCTGATCCTTAGCGGAATGGGTATCGAAGGGCTGACCAATTGGAAAAAGCGTTCAGCATTCTTCGTCGACATGATTGATCGCTTCGACACAATTGAGCGCGGGGATCCTGCATTCATGGCCAAGAGCTTCATGAAAAGCACCGGCATCGACCGTGAAGCCGCGCGCCTTTTGCTGACCCGCGGCGTGGGCGATATTGATGTCGCGCAATTGCAACGTATCGCGATGCCGACGCTTTTGCTGATCGGAGAGGATGATCGTGACAATGGCTCTCCGTGGAGCCTTGCCGAAGCCTTGCCCGATGCCCGCGTAGAAGAAGTGCCCGGCAACCACATGAGCAGCGTCGTTCAGAAAGATCTGGGTCAGGCGATCCTGCGCTTCCTGTCAGCCTAG